The sequence AAGCTATTAAGTGTCCCTGTGCCGGAACCATCCTGACGCGAAGCATTGAGCGAGGCCTTATCGCTGGCCAACCCCGAGAGCTGCGAGAAATCGAGATCAAATTCCAAAGGAGACTGCGAAGGAACGTCACGCCGTTGAATGGTGACGGTATTGTTGTCAGAGCCAACAAAGTTACCATCGCCATCGAAGTAAACCAGGCCGGTTCCCACCGCGATTTTTGCTTCGCCAATGTCTCCGCTGTCCATCGCATTGTCATTGTCGGGCGAATCGGCAAACCAGCGGTAAACTGTGTTTGAACCGTTACGTTCTTCCAGCACCGCAGTCACCCGCACATTAACGGGAATACCAAGCGTGTCGTAGACCACAAAGTCGGAAACAGCACTTTGGCCAATGCCTTCTTGAACGGTACCGAAATTCAAATTCGGGTTTTGCAGAACACCACTGTTGTTATCGAGCGTGAAAGACGACAACCGGACATCAACGCCATTGTCGACACCGTTATTCGATGTCACCCGAATTCGACCATCGGTGATACTAACCCCTTGTGTCAGCGTTCCCGTTTCGTCTGGAATCGAATTCTCTGAACCTGGAACCGGGTTGGCGTTACCGTTGACCGATGGCTGAATACCGGTGGAAGCCCCTATGAACTCAAGCAGTTCTTGCACGATCGTCGTATCGGTAATCGTGAACTTCTTGGTATCAAGCTTGCGATCTCCCTTGTAACCAGTAAAGCTCAATTCGCCTTCTTCAAACACGTTCTCGAAGTTCAAACCGTCGCGTTTTACCACATCGACTAACAGGGTATTCGAGTCGATCTTGGGACCATCCAGGTCGATCGTCTTGTTGCCCGTGATTGTAAGATCTGAGATCTGCGAATCGGGAACCGTATCGATGAAGTCTTCGCCTGGATCAAGCTCGTCCACCAAGTAGAAGCTGTCCGAGTCGGTGGCCAGGTTTCGATAAATACGAACCTTATCGTACGCCGGGAAACCACCTTCCGCTGGAGGTGTTGGTGGAACCGGCAAATTGCTTAGTTCAATACGCCCATTGACCACGTTTTGAGGGCCCAAGGCCAACGAAGGTCGGCTTTCCTGTTCCCCCGATCGAGCAAAGGTAATCAAGTAGGTGTAGTTACCATTGATGGTCTGGGCGTCCAGCTGGTTGGTGCCCAGCGGCGTCAGGCCATCGTCGACATACGGGCTCGCTGCAGCGGCCATGGTCAGCGTATCTAGTTCGTAGAAATCAGACCCACCGGCCGTGGTTCGATAAATGCGAACCGAATCGTAATTGGTGTCCGTAGGAATGCTATCGAGCACCACGGAGTAGCCATTGCCATCGGCAGGGCTTCCCGAAACGGTCACGGTTTGCGAATTCGAAGGGGCCGTCTCGTTACCATTGCTGTCGATAAACGAGTAGCGGTACTGATAGACATCGCCACCGGTCAGGTTTCCATTGGCCCCAGTACCACCAATTTTCGAAGCAGCAAGCGTGGTCGCCGTCGTAGCAGCAGAAACGTCCTCTACCGGCGCGCCCATCGCAAACGAATCGACCAGGAAGTAGGTCGCACCGCCGTCATTGCTGCGGTACATATTCACTTGCGAGAAGGAACTCGACTGGGGTGGGTTGCTAAACGTGACGGTGTTGTTATCGGGGATTGCATCTCCCAAGTCGGCAACATTAACAGCCGTATCCGCCGAAGCAAGTGTTTCCCCAGTAAGCCCAGCGTTCGAGAATGTAAAGCGATAGTTGTACGCCCCATTGGGAACCGCACCGGCACCTTCGCTTTGAGATGGCGTCATCGAACCGATGCCCGGCGTGACTGCGGATTCGCCGGTCGTCGCGGCGACGCTAGGCTGAGCGGCCACACCAACATTGGTAGTCGAGGTATCTGGGCGCGGGACGGCTGCGTTGCCGAGAATCGCGCTTTCAATCACTTGACCTTGTGTCGCCAGATCGCCGGTAGCGGTAAGCGAGCCTTCCAGGTAAACGTTTTCCGTCGCTTTGGCCACACTTTTAGCACCCAGCGGAATCGTCAGCGGCACCAATTGCGTACGCTGGATCTGGAAGTTCTCGTCAATGCCGAAACCAAGCACACGCTGCCCGGTAATCGTCACTAGTTCGTTCTGCGAGTTCGTCTTGAAGATACCATTGCGGGTATACAACGTCTCGCCCGCCCCGCCTTCCACGATGAAGAAACCATCACCTTGAATGGCCAGGTCCGAAGGGCTGTTACTAACTTCGATAGTCCCTTGGGTGAAGTTTGGCGTGATCTCCGCTACTTTCGCACCCAAACCAGTTTGCCGAGGGTTGGTACCGCCGTTGGAGTCGGTTGGTTTCGATCCCAAACTTTGGGTCTGCAAGAACTGCGTGGCGAAGCGAGCCTCGGACGCCTTGAACCCAACCGTTTGCGAGTTGGCCAGGTTATTACCGGTGACGTCAATTTGAGTTTCCGCTGCGGTCATACCGGTCAACGCGGTCGAAAGTGCTGATGCCAGACCCATGGTTAACCTCCTTGAAAGGTTGAAAGCGACTCCAAATCCGTGGAGTGCGTGGTGCTTATGTCGTTGTTTCGTCTACGGAATCGCTGCCCGAATTGCTATCGTCCGTAGACGATTCGGAGTCGGTGGTGTCTTCGGTACCCGTATCGGTTTCGTCCGTCGGATCAGGCTCTGCTGGGGCCTGAGCACTAGCTGGCAGAATCGTGAAGATGTCATCCATTTTCACGTCCACGGTTTGGTCTCCCGTGTTCACCTTTAATCTTAGCTCGCGGGTTCCATCATCATTGGGAGTCAACTGCACGCTATTCACCACGCCAAATAGAACGTAGCCGTCATCCGTCAGAGCTTGTACTTGCTTGCCAATCAGGCTACTCGCTGTCGAGATCCCTTGGCTTTGCTGCATGGAATCGAGTGACGCACGCAGTTGATCGGTGGCCCCGATCTCGCGAATCTGCCCAATCTGCTGCAACATCTCCGAGTTCTTCGTTGGATCAAGCGGATCCTGGTTCTGTAGTTCCGCAATCATCAATTGCAGAAACTCATCCATGTTCAGGTCGTTGATACCAGATCCATACTTGGCCGCAGAGGAACCAGAGGTACCCGAACTGCCTTGAGTAGTATTGTTCGACCCGCTAGTGTCCACACTTGACATGATTCTTCTACTTCACAATCAATTGGCTTGAATTATTAACTTATTATGCATTAATTCATTATCGACAGCACAGTTTTAGATCGTAATATTCAAGTTGCGACTATCACGTTCTGCTTCTTTGTTGACTTGTTCCGCGCGTGGAGCGGCAACTTCGTCGTCGCCACGACTGGTTGTTCCCCATTGTCTTGATCCACCAGACGAACTCTCGTTGCCCGCTTGTTGATCTCCGAGGTTCGACGCGCCACCATCGGTCGTATCTTGTTGTCCCATCACGTCGACATCGAACTGCTGCACGTTGATATTGCTTTCCGCGAGTCGTTCACGCAATTGAGGCAAATGCTGCAAAAGCACTTGACGCGTCGCAGGGTTCTCGGCTTCTATCTTGGCGATCATGTTCCCCTGCTCGATCTTGATCTCGACCTTCAACTGCCCGAGTTCTGAC comes from Bremerella cremea and encodes:
- a CDS encoding flagellar hook-basal body complex protein → MGLASALSTALTGMTAAETQIDVTGNNLANSQTVGFKASEARFATQFLQTQSLGSKPTDSNGGTNPRQTGLGAKVAEITPNFTQGTIEVSNSPSDLAIQGDGFFIVEGGAGETLYTRNGIFKTNSQNELVTITGQRVLGFGIDENFQIQRTQLVPLTIPLGAKSVAKATENVYLEGSLTATGDLATQGQVIESAILGNAAVPRPDTSTTNVGVAAQPSVAATTGESAVTPGIGSMTPSQSEGAGAVPNGAYNYRFTFSNAGLTGETLASADTAVNVADLGDAIPDNNTVTFSNPPQSSSFSQVNMYRSNDGGATYFLVDSFAMGAPVEDVSAATTATTLAASKIGGTGANGNLTGGDVYQYRYSFIDSNGNETAPSNSQTVTVSGSPADGNGYSVVLDSIPTDTNYDSVRIYRTTAGGSDFYELDTLTMAAAASPYVDDGLTPLGTNQLDAQTINGNYTYLITFARSGEQESRPSLALGPQNVVNGRIELSNLPVPPTPPAEGGFPAYDKVRIYRNLATDSDSFYLVDELDPGEDFIDTVPDSQISDLTITGNKTIDLDGPKIDSNTLLVDVVKRDGLNFENVFEEGELSFTGYKGDRKLDTKKFTITDTTIVQELLEFIGASTGIQPSVNGNANPVPGSENSIPDETGTLTQGVSITDGRIRVTSNNGVDNGVDVRLSSFTLDNNSGVLQNPNLNFGTVQEGIGQSAVSDFVVYDTLGIPVNVRVTAVLEERNGSNTVYRWFADSPDNDNAMDSGDIGEAKIAVGTGLVYFDGDGNFVGSDNNTVTIQRRDVPSQSPLEFDLDFSQLSGLASDKASLNASRQDGSGTGTLNSFIIGEDGVIRGVFSNGVDRDLGMLQLARFGNPTGLEQRGENLFATGVNSGLPVTGDPGADGLGDVIAGAVELSNTDVGGNLIDLILASTQYRGSSRVITTAQQLFDELLNLRR
- a CDS encoding flagellar hook assembly protein FlgD, which produces MSSVDTSGSNNTTQGSSGTSGSSAAKYGSGINDLNMDEFLQLMIAELQNQDPLDPTKNSEMLQQIGQIREIGATDQLRASLDSMQQSQGISTASSLIGKQVQALTDDGYVLFGVVNSVQLTPNDDGTRELRLKVNTGDQTVDVKMDDIFTILPASAQAPAEPDPTDETDTGTEDTTDSESSTDDSNSGSDSVDETTT